In Blastococcus saxobsidens DD2, the genomic stretch GAGGGCCGCGAGCACGACTGCGGAACCCTCGTCCCGAGGGAGATCGGGGCCGGGTGGCAGACTGTCGGAACTGGCGCTCATCTCCGGCCAGGAAACAGCAGGGGCCCGGCGGGGGCAACCGCGCCCGGGCAGTGCGCACCCCGTGTGAACAGCCACGTTTCCGTGACTGTCCCGCAGGGGTACGCAGCATTCTTGTGCAGCAGCCGGGATGCCGGTCCGCCCCACCTGTGGCCGGGCCGCCCGGCGCGACGAACCGCCGCGACTCGAGGGCCGAGCGCGCCGGCAACGAAGGAGCGGACGACGGATGGTCGACTCGAGGGGCACCCTCGCGCAGGACGGACGACGCGCGGAGCGGCTGGAGCTGCGGGTCCCGACCACGCCGACCCAGCTGCCCGCGGTGCGGGCGATGGCCGGTGACCTGGCGATGCGCATGGACTACGACCTGGACGCGGTGGAGGATCTCCGCCTGGCCGTCGACGAGGCCTGCGCGACGCTGACGTCGATCGTCCTGGGAGACGCCCCCCTCACCGTGGTCTTCGAGATCACCCGGGCCGGGCTGCACATCGACGCCTGGGTGCCGACCGCGACCGGCACGGAGGTGCCGACCGACGGCTTCGGCTGGGCGATCCTCGCCGCGCTCGTGGATGCGGTCGACGGCCGCCGCTCCAGTCAGCGGGAGGTTCCCGGCGGGCACGACTCCGACGCGCCGGTCGCCATCATCTCCCTCGACAAGTACCTCCCTGGTCAACACCCGCCCGAGGTGGGCAGCGACTCGGGGCAGAGTCTCTCGGTGGCCCGGTGACCCGGTCGGCTGCCACCGACTCCGTCGAGGAGGAGCCACTGGACGCCACCCACGAGGCGCCGACCGGCCCCTCGGACGAACCGGCCGTCGACCCGCCCGACACGTCGCCGGCGGCGCCCGCCGCCGAGGCGGAGGAGCCGACGGTCGTAGCGGGCGCACCGGTGGTGGAGCCCGACGCGCCCCCGCTGTCGGAGAACCGGAAGCGGGCCGAGCGCACCGCACCGCTGTTCGCGGAGCTCGCGTCGCTGGAGAAGGACGACCCGCGCCGCGAGCGGCTGCGGGAGATCCTCGTAGAGGAGCACCTGCCCCTCGTCCGGCACTTCGCCCGCCGGTTCAGCAACCGCGGGGAACCGTTCGACGACCTGCTGCAGGTCGGCACCCTCGGCCTGATCGCCGCGATCGACCGTTTCGACCCGACCCGCGGGGTGGAGTTCCTCTCCTTCGCGGTGCCGACGATCACCGGTGAGATCAAGCGGCACTTCCGCGACCAGGGCTGGTCGGTCCGCGTGCCCCGCCGCCTGCAGGAGCTGCATCTCTCGCTGAACGCCGCCGTCGGCGAGCTGGCGCAGAAGAACGGTCGGGCCCCGACCCCGAGCGAGCTGGCCGAGCACCTCGGCATCCCCCGCGCGGAGGTGCTCGAGGGGCTCGCCGTGGCCAACGCCTACCGCAGCAGCTCGCTGGACGAGCGGCTCTCGGGCGACGACGACTCCCCCACCCTGGCGGCCACGCTGGGCGAGGAGGACGCCGCGCTGGAGGGCGTGGAGTACCGCGAGTCGCTGCAGCCGCTGCTGGCCACGATCCCGGCCCGGGAGCGCCGCATCCTGATCCTGCGGTTCTTCGGCAACATGACCCAGTCCCAGATCGCGGCCGACATCGGCATCTCGCAGATGCACGTCTCCCGGCTGCTGAGCCAGACGCTGGCCAAGCTGCGCGAGGGCCTGCTCAAGGACTGACCCCGGCATAGGAGGCTATGCATACGGTTTCGGCCGCCGATCCGTATGCATAGCCTCCTATGCCTGCTGCGCCACGCGTCCCCGGGCTACCGCTGTGCGTCGCCGTTCGCGTTGAACTGCTCCCGAACGACGGGGTCGGCCGCGGGCCCGCTGTCCCGCACGTCCTCGGTCACCTGGGACAGCGGCGGCGGGGTGGGGATGGCCGGCGCGGTGTCGGTGATGCTGGACAGCGCGATCTTCGCTTCGGGTTGGTCGGCCGCCCGGGGAAGCTGCGACTCGAACCAGCTGCTGGTGTCCAGGCCGCCGCCGTCCGGTGAGCCGGCACCGGAGGCGCCTTGGGACGGGTCGACGTCCATCCAGGACTTGCCGCCTTCCGCGCCCCCGAGGCTGGCCAGCCCCTCCAGCGCCTTGCTGAACTCGCTCGGGACGATCCACATCTTGTTGGCGTCGCCCTGCGCGATCTGCGGCAGCGTCTGCAGGTACTGGTAGGCCAGCAGCCCCTGGTCGGGCTTGCCGTCGTGGATGGCCTGGAAGACCGTCTCGATCGACTTCGCCTGGCCCTGGGCCTGCAGGTACAGCGCCGCGCGCTCACCCTCGGCACGCAGGATCCGGCTCTGCCGCTCGGCCTCCGCCTCGAGGATCACGGACTGCTTCTTGCCCTCCGCGGACAGGATCGCCGCAGCCTTCTCGCCCTCGGCCGACGTGATCGCCGCCTGCCGCTGACCCTCGGCGGTGAGGATGATGGCGCGCTTGTCGCGGTCGGCGCGCATCTGCTTCTCCATGGAGTCCTGGATGGACAGCGGCGGGTCGATCGCCTTGATCTCCACGCGGGCCACGCGCAGGCCCCAGGGGCCGGTCGTGCCGTCGAGCACGGAACGGAGCTGGCTGTTGATGCCGTCCCGGCCGGTCAGGGCGCCCTCGAGGTTCAGCCCGCCGACGACGTTGCGCAACGTCGTCGTCGTCAGCTGCTCCATGCCGGTGATGTAGTTGGCGATGCCGTACACCGCCAGCCGCGGGTCGGTCACCTGGAAGTAGACGACGGTGTCGATGCCGACCTGCAGGTTGTCGGCGGTGATGACCGGCTGTGGCGGGAAGGAGATGACCTGCTCGCGCAGGTCGATCGTCGCGCGCACCCGGTCGATGAACGGGACCAGGATCGAGAGGCCCGGCGAGAGCGTCCGGCTGTACCGGCCCAGCCGCTCGACGACCTTCGCCTGGGCCTGCGGAACGATGGTCACGCTCTTGGCGATCACGACGATCACCAGCAGGGCGACGACGATCAGTGCGATGAGTGCCGCGTCCACGGCGGGCTCCCTTCCTCGGGGGTCACCGGTGATCCTGCCCCGCCGGGTCCGCCGGGGTCATCACCCCTGTGGATCGATCACTCCAGCGCGTCGCCGACGACGGCGGTGGCGCCGTCCACCTGGAGGATGCGCACCGTCTCGCCGACCGCGAAGAACTCCCCGCCGTGCTGGCTGCGGGCGCTCCACTCGTCGGCGCCCAACCGGATGCGGCCACCCGACGAGTCGACGTCCGTGGACACCTTCGCCGTCTTCCCGATGAGCGTGTCGACGCCGTCGAGCTGGAGGGGCGTCCGGTTGGTCAGGTGCTTGGTGGCGATGGGCCGGACGAGGGCGAGCAGCACGCCGGAGACGACGATGAACGTGACGATCTGCAGGATGGCCGCCCCGCCCAGCAGGGCGACGGTCATGCCACCGAGCGCACCGCCGGCCAGCATGAGCAGCATCAGATCGAGGGTCATCACCTCACCGACGGCGAGCAGTCCCGCGCCGATCAGCCACAGCAACCAGGCAGCCATGTCCGGAGTCTGGCAGAGGGAGCGCCTCGGAGGGCTGCCGCGGCCCGACGTAGCCTCGATCGGTGCACGACTTCCCCGCCGGCCGGCTCGCCGTGTGGGCCACCGCCTGGCTCACCGGACGCACCTCCTACGACGAGGCCCTCCACGCCGTCACCGGGAACGCCGCCCACCGGGTGAGCGGGCTGCCGGGCACCGACGGCGCGGTTCCCCTCGGCGAGGCGCTCAGCGCC encodes the following:
- a CDS encoding SPFH domain-containing protein → MDAALIALIVVALLVIVVIAKSVTIVPQAQAKVVERLGRYSRTLSPGLSILVPFIDRVRATIDLREQVISFPPQPVITADNLQVGIDTVVYFQVTDPRLAVYGIANYITGMEQLTTTTLRNVVGGLNLEGALTGRDGINSQLRSVLDGTTGPWGLRVARVEIKAIDPPLSIQDSMEKQMRADRDKRAIILTAEGQRQAAITSAEGEKAAAILSAEGKKQSVILEAEAERQSRILRAEGERAALYLQAQGQAKSIETVFQAIHDGKPDQGLLAYQYLQTLPQIAQGDANKMWIVPSEFSKALEGLASLGGAEGGKSWMDVDPSQGASGAGSPDGGGLDTSSWFESQLPRAADQPEAKIALSSITDTAPAIPTPPPLSQVTEDVRDSGPAADPVVREQFNANGDAQR
- a CDS encoding NfeD family protein; its protein translation is MAAWLLWLIGAGLLAVGEVMTLDLMLLMLAGGALGGMTVALLGGAAILQIVTFIVVSGVLLALVRPIATKHLTNRTPLQLDGVDTLIGKTAKVSTDVDSSGGRIRLGADEWSARSQHGGEFFAVGETVRILQVDGATAVVGDALE
- a CDS encoding RNA polymerase sigma factor SigF, producing the protein MTRSAATDSVEEEPLDATHEAPTGPSDEPAVDPPDTSPAAPAAEAEEPTVVAGAPVVEPDAPPLSENRKRAERTAPLFAELASLEKDDPRRERLREILVEEHLPLVRHFARRFSNRGEPFDDLLQVGTLGLIAAIDRFDPTRGVEFLSFAVPTITGEIKRHFRDQGWSVRVPRRLQELHLSLNAAVGELAQKNGRAPTPSELAEHLGIPRAEVLEGLAVANAYRSSSLDERLSGDDDSPTLAATLGEEDAALEGVEYRESLQPLLATIPARERRILILRFFGNMTQSQIAADIGISQMHVSRLLSQTLAKLREGLLKD
- a CDS encoding ATP-binding protein, whose translation is MVDSRGTLAQDGRRAERLELRVPTTPTQLPAVRAMAGDLAMRMDYDLDAVEDLRLAVDEACATLTSIVLGDAPLTVVFEITRAGLHIDAWVPTATGTEVPTDGFGWAILAALVDAVDGRRSSQREVPGGHDSDAPVAIISLDKYLPGQHPPEVGSDSGQSLSVAR